The genome window CGGGATCTACGAGATGCGCGGCAAGCCGACGCTGGTCGGCCGGACGGCGGCCGCCAGCGACCCGGCCGCGGCCAAGCGGCTCTGGAACCTGTCCGAGGAGCTCACCAGTGTCTCCTTCCCGCTCGCCAGGACGTCGTGACGCCGACGTCGCGGAAGTGGCCGCCACGCCGCCCGAACCGCCGAGCCCTGATCAGCGCCACGGGCGGTCCAGGCACTCACGGCGCGGCTGGTCGCTTGCGGGATCGCCTTCACAGTCCGATGGCACCGTCGATGCGTTCGCGCAGGAGGTCGGCGTGGCCGTTGTGCCGTGCGTACTCCTCGACCATGTGGATCAGCACCCACCGCAGCGACACCGCACCGCGCCAGGAGTCCTGGCCCGCGATGTCGAGGTCCGGGGCCTCGGCGACGAAGCGCTCCGCGAACTCCACCTCCGCGCGCCAGGCCGCCCACGCCTCGGCGATGACGGCGGGATCGGCCACCGCTGCGTCGAAGTCGCCGTCGGCTCGGGCGTCCGACGAGAAGCGCGGCGGCGCGTCCAGCCCGGCCAGCACCTGGCGGAACCACCGCCGCTCCACGTCGGCCAGGTGCCGCACCAGTCCGAGCAACGACAACGTCGAGGGCTCCACCGCCCGGCGGGCCAGCTCCCCGTCCAGGCCCGCGCACTTCAGCTCCAGGGTCGCGCGCTGTGCCGTCAGGAAACCGACGAGCACGGGACGCTCGTCACCGGTCGCCGGTTCCTGGAACCGGCGACCGGCACCCGCGAAGATCTCGGCCCTCCTGCGTGAAGTGGTCACACGAGCATGATCCACGAAGCCGTGACATCCAGGCGGTGAACGGCGCGATCCGGCAACGGTTTGCCCTGACATCACCGGATTCCGCCCGATGCGGTGGCGCGGCTCGTACTGTTCGGAGGATGACCTCGCAGCAGCCAGATCCCCTCGCGGCTCCGCCCGTCGCGACCGGCGAAGCGGCCGAGGTGTCCCCACCGCGACCGGTCGTGCTGGCGTTCTGGATCGCCATGGTCCTGCCACTGCTCGTCGGCGTGCTGGACACCGTGTTCGCCTACCTCACCAACGACGCGACGACGGCGAGCGTCAACGCCCTGCTGGAGCGCTACGGCGTGCCGCCGACACCGCCCACCCCGTCGGACTGGCTGCTCCCGGCGCTGGTGTCGGCCGTGCTGGCGGCGCTGTGGATCGCGTTCGGCTTCCCGCTGCGGGCCGGCCGCCAGTGGGCGCGCGTGACGCTCGCGGTGTTCGCCGCGCTGTGGCTGTTCGCGGAGCTCATGGGCAACGTCCTCACGCCCGTCGTCTTCGCGGTGCTCGGGGGCGAGTGGGACCTGGGCCTGTCCACCGGGATGCTCGTCGTCCTGGTGCTCGTGCGGCTCCTGGCCACCACCGGATGCATCGTGTTCCTGGTCCTGGTCTTCAGCCGTCGGTCCAACGAGTTCTTCCGGGCGCCCCGACCGCCGCACCCGCACCACTGGTGACGCCGCGCCACCGGTGTCACCAGTGGTCGCGGAGCCGTTCGATCGGTTCGGGACGTCCCAGGTAGAAACCCTGCGCCTGGTCGCAGCCGACCTCGCCCAGGAAGTCGAGCTGCCGCGCGGTCTCCACGCCCTCGGCCACGACGTCGAGCCCGACCGCATGGGCCATGGCCACGATGCTGTTGATCATGACCCGGAGCTCCTCCGACGAGTCCAGGTCGGTGACGAACGACCGGTCGATCTTGAGGGTGTCCAGCGGCAGTCTGCGCAGCTGCGCCAGCGACGAGTAGCCGGTGCCGAAGTCGTCGATCGCCAGCCGCACGCCCAGCTCGCGCAGCGAGCTGAGCACGCGCGCCGACGCCGCCGGATCGTGCATGATCGCGTTCTCGGTGACCTCCAGGCACAGCGCGTGCGCGGGCAGCCCGGCGTCGGTGAGCGCCTGCTTCACCAGCACCTGCAGGTAGGGGTCGTCGAGCTGGCGCGGTGAGAGGTTGGCGTTGAGCCGCAGGTCCTCGCCGCGGCGTTCGCGCTCGGCGGCGACCCGGCGGGTCGCCATGCGCAGCATGTGGGCGCCGATGGAGTTGATCAGGTCGCTCTGCTCGGCCAGCGGGATGAACTCGCCCGGCGAGACCGTCCCGTGCACCGGGTGCGTCCACCGCAGCAGGCCCTCCACGCCCACCGTGTTCTCGGTGCGCAGGTCGACGACCCGCTGGTAGGCGACCCAGAGCTGGTCCTGCTGCGCGGCGTGGCGCAGGTCCTGCTCCAGCACCATGTTGCGCTGCATGCTCTCGCGGAGCTCGACGTCGAAGAACTCGTAGCGCCCGCCGCCGCGGGTCTTGGCCTGGTACATGGCAACGTCGGCGTCGCGCAGCAGCTCCGGCCCGGCCCGGGTGTCGCCCGGGCGGGAGAGCACGATGCCGATGCTGCCGTTGACGTGCAGCTGCCTGCCCTGCACGTCGATCGGCTCGGTCAGGGCGGCCAGCAGCCCGGTCGCCAGCTCGCGCAGCACGTCGTCGTCGCTCTCGTCGTGGACCAGGACCACGAACTCGTCCCCGCCGAGCCTGCCTACCAGGTCCTCCTCCCGAGAGGTGCGGAACAGCCGCTCGCCCACGATCCGCAGCACGTCGTCGCCGACGCCGTGGCCCAGCGAGTCGTTGATCAGCTTGAAGTTGTCCAGGTCGATGAACAGCACCGCGATCGCGCGGGTGCGGTCCCGCGACACCGCCAGGTGCCGCAGCGCCAGCGTGCGGTTGGCCAGTCCGGTCAGCGGATCGTGGGTGGCCTCGTACTCCAGGCGCTCCCGGGCGGCCCGGCTGTCGGTGATGTCGGTGAACGAGGTGACGACCATGTGCGGCGGCCGGTCCTGCGGGGTCAGCGAGCGCGACGTCAGCGACAGCCACACGCTGTGCCCGTCCGCGCGCACCAGGCGGACCACCCGGGAGTTCTCCGGTCGCCCGGTCCACTGGGCCAGGCTGGAGGGCTGCTCCTCCGGTCGCATGGCGGCGCCGCTCTCGTCGAACGTGGGCCACGACGTGGGCCGGGAGCCGACGATCTGCGACGCCGGGGCGCCCAGGATGCGCTGCGCCGCCGGGTTCGCCGACTCGATGAGACCGGACGGGCCCACCACGACCACGCCCTCGTCGAGGGCCGCGACGACGGTGGCGAAGTCCTGCTCGGCCCGCCGCCGCGCGGTCTCGTCGGCGCACACCAGGACGAAGCCGCTGTCCATCTCCGCCGCCGAGATCCGGATGACCAGCGCGGTGCCGTCGCTGCGCCGGTGCAGGGCCTCGGTGACCCCGCCGCTGGAGACCAGCTCCTGCGGTTGCAGCGGCGCGCCGACCAGGTCGGCGACGTGCCGTGCCAGCGCTTCGTCCTCGGCTATCCCGTAGACCGCCTCGGCCGCGGGGTTCCAGCTGGTGACGATGCCGTGGCGGTCGGTCGCGATGATCGCGTTGCTGACGTGCTGGACCAGGGCCGCCTGGAAGCGCAGCGTCTCCTCGGCCGCCTTCTGGGCGCTGACGTCGCGCCCGACGACCTGCACCGCCGAGCTGCCTTCCCACGTGGTGTGCACCGCGACCAGCTCGACCGGCACCGTGGTGCCGTCGATGCGCCGCAGCTCGGCCTCGGCCCGCGGGGTCGCGGTGCCCGGGGACTCCAGCGACCTGATCCGCCGCCGCATCTGCGGGATCGAGTCCGGCGCCACGAAGTCGGTGACCGGGCGGCCGAGCAGCTGCGCGGGCGACTGGGCGCCCAGGATGGTCCCCATCGCCGGGTTGACGTAGCGGATGATGTTGTCCTGGTGCACGCAGATCGCGTCGGGGCTGAGCTCGGCCAGCAGGCGGTACCGGTCGGCCAGGTCGCTCAGCGCCTGCCGGTCCCGGTGGGCGCCTGTCACGTTGCGGGCGAGACCGATGAGTCCGCTGGTGTGCGTGCCCTCGCCGTGCGCGCGGGCGTGGAAGTGCAGCAGCCGCTGGCCGTCCTCGACGGTGTCCACGGGCTGTTCGAGGTCGAAGTCCTGCCACAGCGGCGTCGTCCGCGCCGACACCACCAGGGGTTCGACGAGCCCGCGCAGCCGCCGGCGCACCTCGGCGTGCTCGGCACCCGCCGCGCCGAGCAGGGTGTCCATCCCCTCGGCCCAGGTGACCTCATCGGTGGCGAAGTCGTAGGTCCACCGGACGGCTCCGTGCATGGACAACGCGAGGTCCAAGAACTCGCGATCCAGACCGGAACCGCTCCGGATCTCGCCGCCTGGATCCACTTCCATGATCCGTCCAATGAAGATTCCCGCACCCCGATCGCCGAACGGGTGCGTCGATCACGCGCAAATCACCGGTTCGGGTTCCCGCACCTGACCTGTCCACGGGTTCCCACCGGCAACGGTAGCCAACCGTTCGGACCGCGGCGCCGAGTCCGGAGTCCTGCACTCCGTGCCCCGCCTGCACGAACAGAAGGAAAAAGCCACCGACTGTAGTCGAGCCCTAAGAATTTCAGAACCAAAATACACTCGTTCGGGTTATACAAAGGAGAGCGCATTCACAACGAGTAGCTAAAATCTCGGGGCATTCTTCACTCTGACGAGCAAGCAGGGCCTCGTCCGCGATTCGCAGCGCAGGCCCGGCGACGCAGGTCGGCGGGGCCGCGACGGCCCCCGGCCCATTCCGAGGCGCGCCGGGCGGGACGCGGCCTCCGCCAAGCTCCCCCGGAGGAAGACGATCGTGCAGCATTGCGGAATCGGTGGCATCGGCGCGGTGACCGGCTACGGCTGGGGCCGCGAGCCCTTCTGGAACGGCCTGGTCTCAGGCGAGGTCGCCGCCTCTCCAGTCGAGGGGCACGGACCCGGCCGGGACCGGACGGCCTGGGTCGCCAAGGTCCCGGAGGGCGGTGAGGAGGCCGACGGGCCGAGCCGCTTCGCCAAGGCGATGCGGGCCGCCGCGCGGGAGGCGATCACCGACGCCGAGGAACGCGGGTGGCGTCCCGGGCGCCGGGTCGGCCTGCTGCACGCGGCCGTGCTCGGCGACCTGCCCTCCTGGAACGACTTCTACGGCAGGCGGGCCGGGGACGTGCCGGTTCGCGACTACCTCGCGCTGATGCCCTCCACCCCGGTGTCGATGCTGATGCAGGAGTTCGGCTTCCACGGACCCGCGATGAACGTCTCGGCGACGTGCGCGTCCGGCAACGCGGGCCTGCTCACCGCGAAGGCGTGGCTCGACGCCGGCGTGGTCGACGACGTGGTGTTCGTGGCCACCGACGTGTCCTCCACACCGGAGACCGTGCTGCACTTCGAACGGCTGGGGGTCGCGATCACCGACGCCGAGCCGCTGCAGGCGTGCCGGCCCTTCCAGGAAGGCAGCCGCGGCTTCGTGATGGGCGAGGCGTCGGTGGGGATGGTGCTCTCCAGCGGCGGGAGCGGCCATTACGCCCGCGTCCTGGGCGGCGCGATGTCGCACGACGCGCACCACGTCACCTCGGTCGCCCCCGACGCGGCCGAACTGCGCCGGTGCTTCACCGAGGCGCTCGCCGACGCGGGCGCGGACCCCTCGCGGGTGCGCTACCTCAACGCCCACGGGCCCGGCACCCGGCAGTGCGACCGCGCCGAGAGCGGTGTCTTCGACGAGCTGCTCCCGGCCGATGCCCGGCTGTACTCGGTCAAGCCGCTGGCCGGTCACTGCATGGGCGCGGCGTCGGCGGTGGAGGTCGCCGCGGCCGCGCTCGGATACGACCGCGGGGTCATCCCCGCCCCGCCGACGGTGGCCGAGGGGCACCCGCGGCTGCTCGACGGGCCGACCACCCAGGCCGACGGGCTCACGCTGAAGTCGTCCCTCGGCCTGGGCGGGCACAACTCCGCGGTCGTGCTCGCACCCGCCGATCGGTGAACGGCCGGGCGCACTCCGCGCGGTGCGCGCGGCCGCGAACCGACCCGGTCGATCCCTGGCGTGCGGCCCGAAAAGAACCGCCTGCGGCGGGCAACCTTTCCGGCCGGAACGACGATCCCTTGGTGACGAACCGAAAGGGGTCGCAGTGAAAGTCAGGAAACTTCTGGGGTGCGTCGCCGCAACGGCGACGGTTGTCTGCTTGACCACGGCCGTTCCCGCCGCGGCCGGAACCGGGACGACGGCCGTGACGCCGGGCGCCTTCGAACCGGCCGCCCAGCCGCAGCAGCCGGGCGGCTCCGCGCCGGACACAACACCGGACACGTCGGAACCGGCGGAGTCACCGGATTCCACGACGTCACCGGATGCGGAGACCTCGTCTCCCGCCGAGTCACCGGGTGATGCCGCGGTGGCGCCCGCCGAGCCCGCGGGCGAGGTCGCCGACCCGGGCGACGGTGAGATCCAGAAGCGCTACGAGTCGATGTCCGAACAGGAACGGCAGGCGGTCGGTGAACCCGCCGGAGCCGAGGTCGTCGAGGACGAGGGCCTGCGCTGGCAGGACTTCACGCACGGCCGGTTCTACTGGACGCCGGAGACCGGCGTGAAGGTCGTGCACGGCTCGATCTACGGCCGCCTCCTGCAGCTGGGCGGCCACGCCGTGCTCGGGGTGCCGATCACCGACGAGACGGCCAGCAGCGGCGGGGGCCGCTACAGCGACTTCCGCACTCGCGACGGCGTGATCCACTCGGCGATCTACTGGTCGACGCGCACCGGGGCGCACCTGGTGCAGGGCCGGATCCTGGAGCACTTCCGCGACATCGGCGAGGACGCCGGGTTCGGCTACCCCTCCACCGACACCAGGACCACGCCGGACGGCTTCGGCGCCTACAACCACTTCCTCACCCCGAGCGGGCAGCGCGAGGACGCGTCGATCTACTGGACCCAGCCGACCGGGCCCAACGCGGTGCTGGGCGCCATCCGGGACAAGTGGGCCGCCACCGGCTGGGAACGCGGTCCGCTGAGCTACCCGACGACCGACGAGCTGTCCACATCGGATGGACTCGGCCGCTACAACGAGTTCAGCGGTGACGGGACGTTCCCCGCGGCGATCGTGTGGAGCCCGCGGACGGCGGCGCACTCGGTGCAGGGCGTGATCGCGCAGCGCTACGCCGAGCTCAGCGGCCCGGAAGGGTTCCTCGGCTACCCGACGACCGACGAGCTGCCCACACCGGACGGGCGGGGCCGCTTCAACCACTTCACCGGCACCGGCGGTGCGTCGATCTACTGGACGCCCCAGACCGATGCCCACGCCGTGTACGGCGGCATCCGCGTCCGGTGGTCGCAACTGGGCTGGGAGCGCTCCTACCTCGGCTATCCGGTGAGCGAGGAGCACGACATCCCGCAGGGCAGGGCCGGAGAGTTCGAGGGCGGCTTCGTCGAGTGGCACCCCGACCAGGGACAGGTCATCGACTACCCGAAGCGCCGCTGACGGCGGGACGGGTGCGTACGCCACGCGGTCTGGCGTACGCACCCGCTTCTCAGCCCCCGGCGCCCGCGGCGGTCCCGGCCGGTTCCTCGGTCAGGTCCCGCTTGTAGGTCTCCGACAGCAGGTAGATCGAGACGAACGAGATCAGGCACAGCACCACGACGTAGGCCGCGATCGCCATCGACGACCCGGTCGCTCCATACAGGACGGTGCAGATCATCGGCGCGATGCCACCACCGAGGATCGAGGCCAGCTGGTAGCTCAGCGAGGCACCGCTGTAGCGCAGCCTCGTGCTGAACAGCTCCGAGAAGAACGCCGACTGCGGCCCGTACACCGCGGTCCGGCATGCCTGCACGACCATGCCGCCCAGCAGGAACAGCACGATGGAACCGCTGTCGACGAGCATGAAGTACGGCACCGCGAACAGCGCCAGCACCGCCATGCCGCCCAGCGACATCAGCCTGCGTCCGATGCGGTCGGACAGCAGCCCGAAGGCGATCATCAGCGGGATGTCGACGAAGGCCAGGAACGAGTTGGCGTTGAGCACCGAGGTGCGTTCGTAGTCGAGGTGCTTCGTCGCGTAGGCCACGATCCACGTGCTGCCGACGTAGAAGGTCGCGTTGGTGGCCAGGAACGAACCGGCGGCCAGCAGGATCGTCCGCGGGTGCCTGCGCAGGACCTCGACCACCGGCATCCTCTCGGCACGGGTCTCCTGGGCCCGTTGCGAAGCCTCCTTGAAGACGGGGCTCTCGGCGATCTTGAGCCGGATGAGGAACCCGACACCGATCAGCAACGCGCTGCACAGGAACGGGATCCGCCACCCCCAGGCCATGAACTGCTCCTCGGAGACCGTCGAGGAGATCAGCGAGAAGGTCAGGTTGCCCAGCAGCAGACCGGCGGGGACACCGACCTGCGGCCAGCTGCCGTAGAAGCCGCGCCTGCCCTCCGGTGCGTGCTCGACGGCCATCAGCGCC of Saccharopolyspora erythraea contains these proteins:
- a CDS encoding DinB family protein; protein product: MTTSRRRAEIFAGAGRRFQEPATGDERPVLVGFLTAQRATLELKCAGLDGELARRAVEPSTLSLLGLVRHLADVERRWFRQVLAGLDAPPRFSSDARADGDFDAAVADPAVIAEAWAAWRAEVEFAERFVAEAPDLDIAGQDSWRGAVSLRWVLIHMVEEYARHNGHADLLRERIDGAIGL
- a CDS encoding sensor domain-containing protein, with amino-acid sequence MEVDPGGEIRSGSGLDREFLDLALSMHGAVRWTYDFATDEVTWAEGMDTLLGAAGAEHAEVRRRLRGLVEPLVVSARTTPLWQDFDLEQPVDTVEDGQRLLHFHARAHGEGTHTSGLIGLARNVTGAHRDRQALSDLADRYRLLAELSPDAICVHQDNIIRYVNPAMGTILGAQSPAQLLGRPVTDFVAPDSIPQMRRRIRSLESPGTATPRAEAELRRIDGTTVPVELVAVHTTWEGSSAVQVVGRDVSAQKAAEETLRFQAALVQHVSNAIIATDRHGIVTSWNPAAEAVYGIAEDEALARHVADLVGAPLQPQELVSSGGVTEALHRRSDGTALVIRISAAEMDSGFVLVCADETARRRAEQDFATVVAALDEGVVVVGPSGLIESANPAAQRILGAPASQIVGSRPTSWPTFDESGAAMRPEEQPSSLAQWTGRPENSRVVRLVRADGHSVWLSLTSRSLTPQDRPPHMVVTSFTDITDSRAARERLEYEATHDPLTGLANRTLALRHLAVSRDRTRAIAVLFIDLDNFKLINDSLGHGVGDDVLRIVGERLFRTSREEDLVGRLGGDEFVVLVHDESDDDVLRELATGLLAALTEPIDVQGRQLHVNGSIGIVLSRPGDTRAGPELLRDADVAMYQAKTRGGGRYEFFDVELRESMQRNMVLEQDLRHAAQQDQLWVAYQRVVDLRTENTVGVEGLLRWTHPVHGTVSPGEFIPLAEQSDLINSIGAHMLRMATRRVAAERERRGEDLRLNANLSPRQLDDPYLQVLVKQALTDAGLPAHALCLEVTENAIMHDPAASARVLSSLRELGVRLAIDDFGTGYSSLAQLRRLPLDTLKIDRSFVTDLDSSEELRVMINSIVAMAHAVGLDVVAEGVETARQLDFLGEVGCDQAQGFYLGRPEPIERLRDHW
- a CDS encoding MFS transporter, giving the protein MTPPGTSARRVAFASLIGTTIEWYDFFIYGTAAALVFNQLFFPDFDPIVGTVAAFATFAVGFLARPIGGVLFAHFGDRLGRKPMLIASLMLMGFATLLMGLLPTYSHIGVWAPVLLTLLRFAQGLGVGGEWGGAALMAVEHAPEGRRGFYGSWPQVGVPAGLLLGNLTFSLISSTVSEEQFMAWGWRIPFLCSALLIGVGFLIRLKIAESPVFKEASQRAQETRAERMPVVEVLRRHPRTILLAAGSFLATNATFYVGSTWIVAYATKHLDYERTSVLNANSFLAFVDIPLMIAFGLLSDRIGRRLMSLGGMAVLALFAVPYFMLVDSGSIVLFLLGGMVVQACRTAVYGPQSAFFSELFSTRLRYSGASLSYQLASILGGGIAPMICTVLYGATGSSMAIAAYVVVLCLISFVSIYLLSETYKRDLTEEPAGTAAGAGG
- a CDS encoding beta-ketoacyl synthase N-terminal-like domain-containing protein; translation: MQHCGIGGIGAVTGYGWGREPFWNGLVSGEVAASPVEGHGPGRDRTAWVAKVPEGGEEADGPSRFAKAMRAAAREAITDAEERGWRPGRRVGLLHAAVLGDLPSWNDFYGRRAGDVPVRDYLALMPSTPVSMLMQEFGFHGPAMNVSATCASGNAGLLTAKAWLDAGVVDDVVFVATDVSSTPETVLHFERLGVAITDAEPLQACRPFQEGSRGFVMGEASVGMVLSSGGSGHYARVLGGAMSHDAHHVTSVAPDAAELRRCFTEALADAGADPSRVRYLNAHGPGTRQCDRAESGVFDELLPADARLYSVKPLAGHCMGAASAVEVAAAALGYDRGVIPAPPTVAEGHPRLLDGPTTQADGLTLKSSLGLGGHNSAVVLAPADR